One part of the Magallana gigas chromosome 5, xbMagGiga1.1, whole genome shotgun sequence genome encodes these proteins:
- the LOC105341563 gene encoding ras-related GTP-binding protein C isoform X1, producing the protein MSYPDKNDMSSTFGTSFPKEYQYGGESSEPDSQSMVASQKPRILLMGLRRSGKTSIQKVVFHKVSPNETLFLEATNKIVKEDVSNCSFVQFQIWDLPGSDHVNIFDTANFDTESIIMGCAAIVFVIDAQDEYTDALAKLHTTVSKAFRINPDIKFEVFIHKVDGLSDDHRIETQRDIHQRANDNLADDGLENIHLSFSLTSIYDHSIFEAFSKVVQKLIPQLPVMENLLNILISNSGLEKAFLFDVVCKIYLATDSSAVDMQSYELCCDMIDVVIDLSSIYGQRDDAAFDEKTRSTIKLNNGTILYLREVNKYLALVCILREDSFEKQGVIDYNFMCFQQAIQEVFEVSPTDTTKLAISTSGDYSHTNGSVN; encoded by the exons ATG tccTATCCAGATAAAAATGATATGTCATCAACATTTGGAACATCTTTTCCTAAAGAGTACCAGTATGGGGGAGAGAGCAGTGAACCAGATTCCCAGAGCATGGTTGCCTCCCAGAAGCCAAGGATACTCCTGATGGGACTTCGAAG gAGTGGAAAAACATCGATACAAAAAGTTGTTTTTCACAAAGTTTCACCGAATGAAACTCTATTCCTGGAAGCCACAAACAAAATAGTGAAAGAAG ATGTCTCCAACTGCTCTTTTGTTCAGTTTCAAATTTGGGATCTGCCTGGGTCAGACCATGTGAATATCTTCGATACGGCCAACTTTGATACGGAGTCAATCATCATGGGTTGTGCCGCCATAGTCTTTGTCATTGATGCACAG GATGAATACACAGATGCCCTTGCCAAACTCCACACCACTGTTTCTAAAGCCTTCAGAATTAACCCTGACATCAAGTTTGAGGTGTTCATCCACAAGGTCGATGGATTGTCGGATGACCACAGGATTGAGACACAAAGAGACATCCACCAGAGAGCCAACGATAATTTGGCGGATGACGGTCTAGAAAATATCCATCTCAG CTTTTCATTAACAAGTATATATGATCATTCCATATTTGAGGCATTTAGTAAAGTGGTTCAAAAGCTGATTCCTCAGTTACCAGTGATGGAGAACTTATTAAATATACTTATATCT aattccgGTCTGGAGAAGGCGTTTCTGTTTGATGTGGTGTGTAAGATATACTTGGCTACAGACAGCTCAGCGGTTGACATGCAGTCCTACGAGCTCTGTTGTGATATGATAGATGTGGTCATTGACCTCTCATCAATATATGG ccaAAGGGATGATGCAGCTTTTGATGAGAAGACTCGTTCAACAATAAAACTAAACAACGGTACAATACTGTACTTACGTGAGGTCAACAAATACCTGGCGCTAGTCTGCATACTCCGTGAGGATAGCTTTGAAAAACAAG GAGTGATAGATTATAACTTCATGTGCTTCCAACAAGCCATTCAAGAGGTGTTTGAAGTCAGTCCCACAGACACCACCAAGCTGGCCATCAGTACGTCGGGGGACTACAGCCACACTAATGGCTCTGTGAACTGA
- the LOC105341576 gene encoding exostosin-like 3 → MMDCRRRLAGKQGFFPWLQQVKLSRLVIIIFVVFICIFLIVHYFLSDLSPVGESPAGHRSRLKLDHYGEDERLFTAPNLSDEIMKLSKIKASVNNELREMESKRQTLQTQISRYQIELEHLHNVKDTLEREIKLTKLNLDQLKIQKEELDEKYVPILRAPQKILLGQESGVDISPPNTSSNCRMFSCFDYSRCSLLSGFPVYMYDLKQLRTLSSVEDFINSSVSLAFKKSPYLTSDPSKACIFIVVIGQFQEMQVVSTKDMESFLHSLPYWHGDGRNHILINMMRNYKSTDIFANVKTDRAIVVQSTFLDTIFRPKFDIVIPPALGNADGDVWQDLPLVSPIRRKYFLSFLGQYKGIIAQNSAKIEGVEKVSQDLSENNMLSSIESAIVSSLKDIKIADSNEILTQFSCDSVAPGAINGEWSMCSTEIQRKETLTQSTFSLIIAPSNISYVSSTIFQLRLYESLKYGAIPVILGEHVQLPYSEVLEWKEAVIILPKARSAEFYFLLRTYTDNNIAAMRLKGRFLFENYFSSTLKIVNSLLAILRSRLSIPAAPIHDVPSVSVFNDSFVPLALEGFEVNPETDETLGPVESPFPSMIFKENFTQFLSYQSWNKMGQVFNMFPYDAEEKILPSEAKFFGSGFGFRPIGKGWGGAGKEFSEALGGNLVREQFTIVMLTYKREQVLINALQRLKGLPFLNQVIVVWNNPTPPSALIRWPEIGVPVKVLKMEKNSLNNRFLPFSSIETEAILSIDDDAHLRHDEIVFAFRVWREERDRIVGFPGRYHAWDAQSKAWYYNANYSCELSMVLTGAAFFHKNYAYLYTHIMPQAIRDKVDEYINCEDIAMNFLVSHITRKPPMKVTSRWTFRCPGCPETLSSDIEHFTERHKCINFFVQVYGYMPLLYTQYRVDSVLFKTRLPVEKQKCFKFI, encoded by the exons ATGATGGATTGTCGAAGACGCCTAGCAGGCAAACAGGGTTTTTTCCCCTGGCTACAACAAGTGAAGCTTTCAAGACTTGTTATTATCATATTTGTTGTCTTCATTTGTATATTTCTAATTGTACATTACTTCCTGTCTGACTTGAGCCCTGTTGGAGAATCTCCTGCAGGTCATAGGTCAAGGTTGAAACTTGATCACTATGGTGAGGATGAAAGGTTATTCACGGCACCTAATCTGAGTGATGAGATTATGAAATTGTCAAAGATTAAAGCATCTGTGAACAATGAGCTCCGTGAAATGGAGAGTAAACGTCAAACCTTacaaactcaaatatcaagATATCAGATTGAATTGGAACATTTACATAATGTCAAAGACACACTAGAAAGGGAGATCAAGTTAACAAAGTTGAATTTGGATCagttgaaaattcaaaaagagGAATTAGATGAAAAGTATGTTCCTATTCTACGCGCGCCACAGAAAATTCTCCTGGGACAAGAGTCAGGTGTTGACATCTCTCCTCCGAACACTTCATCAAACTGTCGGATGTTCTCCTGCTTTGACTACTCGCGGTGTTCTCTTCTTTCAGGCTTCCCGGTGTATATGTATGATCTGAAACAGCTCAGAACACTGTCCTCAGTGGAGGATTTCATCAATTCTTCAGTGTCTTTGGCTTTTAAAAAATCTCCATATTTAACAAGTGACCCAAGTAAAGCTTGCATTTTTATAGTTGTCATTGGACAATTTCAAGAGATGCAGGTGGTGAGCACAAAAGACATGGAGAGTTTCCTACACAGTTTGCCCTACTGGCATGGTGACGGACGCAACCATATTCTCATTAACATGATGCGCAATTATAAATCAACTGACATATTCGCAAATGTCAAAACAGACCGAGCTATTGTAGTGCAATCAACATTTTTAGATACAATTTTCAGACCGAAGTTTGACATTGTCATTCCACCAGCTCTAGGGAATGCCGATGGAGATGTTTGGCAGGATCTGCCATTAGTGTCTCCTATACGTAGAAAATACTTTTTGTCTTTCTTGGGTCAATACAAGGGCATCATTGCTCAAAATAGTGCCAAAATTGAAGGTGTGGAAAAAGTTTCTCAAGACTTGTCTGAAAATAATATGTTATCTAGCATTGAAAGTGCCATAGTCTCCtcattaaaagatataaaaattgcagactcaaatgaaatattaactCAGTTTTCATGTGATTCGGTTGCTCCAGGGGCCATTAACGGGGAATGGAGCATGTGTAGCACGGAAATTCAAAGAAAAGAGACACTGACGCAGTCCACGTTTTCTCTTATCATTGCTCCATCTAACATTTCATATGTGTCAAGTACAATTTTTCAGTTAAGATTATATGAATCTCTCAAATATGGAGCCATTCCTGTCATATTGGGAGAACATGTTCAGTTACCATACAGCGAAGTCCTAGAATGGAAGGAAGCTGTCATAATCTTGCCAAAAGCCAGATCAGCGGAATTCTACTTCCTTTTGCGAACATATACTGATAATAACATTGCTGCCATGAGGCTGAAAGGAAggtttctttttgaaaattatttcagttcaacgttgaaaattgtcAACAGTCTTCTTGCCATTTTGCGAAGCCGTTTAAGTATACCAGCAGCTCCTATACATGACGTTCCTTCTGTGAGTGTTTTCAATGATTCATTTGTTCCTCTGGCCTTAGAGGGGTTTGAGGTGAATCCAGAAACTGACGAGACTTTGGGTCCGGTGGAGTCCCCCTTTCCATCCATGATCTTCAAGGAAAATTTCACACAATTTCTTAGCTATCAGAGTTGGAACAAAATGGGACAGGTCTTCAATATGTTTCCATATGATGCAGAAGAAAAGATCCTTCCTTCTGAAGCTAAGTTTTTTG GATCAGGATTTGGATTCAGACCCATAGGTAAAGGATGGGGAGGTGCAGGGAAGGAGTTTAGTGAGGCTCTTGGAGGGAATTTGGTCAGAGAACAGTTTACAA TTGTGATGCTGACTTACAAAAGAGAACAGGTGTTAATCAATGCTCTTCAAAGGTTGAAGGGTCTGCCTTTCCTGAATCAGGTCATTGTAGTCTGGAATAACCCCACTCCCCCTTCGGCTCTCATAAGGTGGCCAGAAATTGGTGTGCCTGTCAAG GTATTAAAGATGGAGAAGAACAGCCTCAACAACAGATTCCTGCCATTTAGCAGCATCGAGACAGAGGCGATACTCAGCATTGATGACGATGCCCACTTAAGACATGACGAAATTGTCTTTGCATTtcg AGTATGGCGAGAGGAAAGGGATAGAATCGTAGGATTTCCCGGGAGATACCATGCTTGGGATGCTCAAAGTAAGGCGTGGTATTACAATGCCAACTACTCGTGTGAGCTCTCCATGGTTTTAACAGGGGCTGCCTTCTTCCATAAG AACTATGCATATCTGTACACGCACATCATGCCTCAGGCCATCAGGGACAAAGTAGACGAATACATCAACTGTGAAGATATAGCCATGAACTTTCTTGTCTCGCATATCACTCGGAAACCTCCAATGAAG GTGACTTCCCGCTGGACTTTCCGTTGCCCTGGATGTCCGGAGACCCTGTCCAGTGACATAGAGCACTTCACCGAGCGACACAAGTGCATCAACTTCTTCGTCCAAGTCTACGGATACATGCCTCTCCTGTATACACAGTACAGAGTCGACTCAGTGCTATTCAAAACAAGGTTGCCTGTTGAAAAGCAGAAGTGTTTCAAGTTTATATGA